In Strigops habroptila isolate Jane chromosome 7, bStrHab1.2.pri, whole genome shotgun sequence, the following are encoded in one genomic region:
- the REST gene encoding RE1-silencing transcription factor, producing MRGASRRAAAAAASASPRAPPRAPQQPPRGRAAPRRRTTAMATQVLGQSGGNSLFPGSANIGMALSNDMYDLHDLSKAELAAPQLIMLANVALTGEVNGNCCDYLVGEERQMAELTTVGDSNFSDSDGEGMEDTQAAESDREAPENMEVSSLGVPGGETQGPAACPPPKTLSADKDASLEAPGTPESTEDKCKSLKSKPFRCKPCQYEAESEEEFVHHIRVHSAKKFFVEENAEKQAQVKESDSCTAEEVDFSKGPIRCDRCGYNTNRYDHYLAHLKHHNKAGENERVYKCTICTYTTVSEYHWKKHLRNHFPRKVYTCSQCSYFSDRKNNYIQHIRTHTGERPYQCAMCPYSSSQKTHLTRHMRTHSGEKPFKCDQCSYVASNQHEVTRHARQVHNGPKPLTCPHCDYKTADRSNFKKHVELHVNPRQFLCPVCDYAASKKCNLQYHIKSRHPDCSDITMDVSKVKLRTKKSEVDFSESISDKVEKEQMRGDSAAKKMEKIVKVEKKDNLAKEKKPMSSVCAGQVTTRSRKSASENKEVDIKIEKNTEKMCKTKKIKRKAEAELTSSKQEQANDTSPVAKKKKKKKVEAKPRDCLEVQKSDAVPEEEPKKQNSCLKKNRKKKALKNKHSKKSSKLGQEKIEEEEMPDEYNITEEDGCMKPDIEGSNQMEQDLTDEAALDDTSHAVKGESINTKGSCTQDSRQLCLPAQGANTEAEVEDQEMPDAAGESKDTVSEKEEERKADRGEDACSEESSRAVSSEKSLDVLMDAVADLAPEKEPEETFVAETMSNSDLRDLTKTCLPATEPTGDAVLVPAPPEGCTQSPKVALALPSRDNTEVNEAQEMDEDEGIHSHEGSDISDNISERSDDSGLNGARSVQEETSPKASKGAADTTVTRENYVCIFCDRSFKKEGEYSKHLNRHLVNVYYLEKATKGQE from the exons ATGCGCGGTgcctcccgccgcgccgccgccgccgccgccagcgccTCCCcgcgcgccccgccccgcgccccgcagCAGCCGCCGCGCGGCCGggcggccccgcgccgccg AACCACTGCCATGGCAACCCAAGTGCTGGGACAGTCTGGTGGGAACAGCCTCTTTCCAGGCAGCGCTAATATTGGTATGGCATTGTCCAATGACATGTATGACTTACACGACCTCTCTAAAGCTGAACTGGCAGCTCCTCAACTTATCATGTTGGCAAATGTGGCCTTGACGGGAGAAGTCAATGGCAACTGCTGCGATTACCTGGTTGGAGAAGAGAGACAAATGGCAGAACTGACAACGGTGGGGGACAGCAACTTCTCAGACAGCGATGGAGAGGGTATGGAAGACACCCAGGCTGCAGAGAGCGACCGTGAGGCACCTGAAAATATGGAAGTAAGCTCTCTTGGAGTTCCTGGTGGGGAAACCCAAGGTCCGGCTGCTTGCCCCCCTCCTAAGACTCTCAGTGCGGATAAAGACGCCTCATTGGAAGCACCGGGTACTCCAGAAAGCACAGAGGACAAGTGTAAGAGCTTGAAGAGCAAGCCATTCCGTTGTAAGCCTTGCCAGTACGAGGCAGAGTCTGAAGAGGAGTTTGTGCATCATATCAGGGTTCACAGCGCCAAGAAATtctttgtggaagaaaatgcagaaaagcaagcCCAGGTGAAGGAGTCTGATTCTTGCACTGCAGAGGAGGTGGATTTCTCGAAGGGCCCAATCCGTTGTGATCGCTGTGGCTATAACACTAACAGATATGATCACTATCTGGCTCACTTGAAGCACCACAACAAAGCAGGGGAAAACGAGAGAGTCTACAAGTGTACCATATGCACTTATACTACCGTCAGTGAATATCACTGGAAGAAGCACCTAAGAAACCATTTTCCCAGGAAAGTGTATACATGTTCACAGTGCTCCTATTTTTCAGACAGGAAGAACAATTATATTCAACATATCCGAACTCACACAG gAGAGCGACCCTATCAATGTGCTATGTGTCCTTATTCCAGCTCTCAGAAGACCCATTTAACCAGGCACATGCGCACCCACTCAG GTGAGAAGCCATTCAAATGTGATCAGTGCAGCTATGTGGCCTCAAACCAGCATGAAGTAACTCGTCATGCAAGGCAGGTTCACAATGGGCCGAAGCCTCTGACTTGCCCACACTGTGACTACAAAACAGCTGACCGCAGCAATTTCAAAAAGCACGTTGAGCTGCACGTCAACCCGCGCCAGTTTCTCTGTCCTGTTTGTGATTACGCAGCGTCTAAAAAGTGTAACCTGCAGTATCACATCAAATCCAGGCATCCGGATTGTTCTGACATCACCATGGATGTTTCAAAGGTGAAGCTACGGACTAAAAAGAGTGAAGTTGACTTTTCTGAGAGCATTAGTGACAAAGTGGAGAAAGAGCAAATGAGAGGGGAttcagctgcaaagaaaatggagaaaattgtgaaagtggagaaaaaagataatttggCCAAGGAAAAGAAGCCAATGAGCAGTGTTTGTGCAGGCCAGGTGACAACCAGAAGTCGGAAATCGGCTTCAGAAAACAAGGAGGTGGATattaaaattgagaaaaatactgagaaaatgtGTAAAACAAAGAAGATCAAAAGGAAGGCAGAGGCTGAACTAACCTCCTCAAAGCAAGAGCAGGCAAATGATACCTCACCAgtagcaaaaaagaaaaagaaaaagaaagtggaagCTAAACCTCGAGACTGCCTGGAAGTTCAAAAAAGTGATGCTGTACCAGAAGAGGAGcctaaaaagcaaaattcttgcctcaagaaaaatagaaaaaagaaagctctgaaaaataagcacagtaagaaaagcagtaaaCTTGGTCAGGAGAAGATCGAAGAAGAGGAGATGCCAGACGAGTATAATATCACAGAGGAAGATGGATGCATGAAGCCTGACATCGAGGGCAGCAACCAGATGGAGCAAGATCTCACTGATGAAGCAGCATTAGATGACACTAGTCATGCTGTCAAGGGGGAGAGCATCAACACCAAAGGAAGCTGCACACAAGACTCAAGGCAGCTTTGTCTGCCAGCTCAGGGTGCAAACACAGAAGCTGAGGTAGAGGACCAAGAAATGCCTGatgcagcaggagagagcaaAGACACTGTTAGcgaaaaagaggaggagaggaaggcgGACAGAGGGGAAGACGCTTGCTCTGAGGAATCTTCCCGTGCAGTGTCTTCTGAAAAAAGCCTGGATGTGCTTATGGATGCGGTAGCAGATCTGGCACCTGAGAAGGAGCCAGAGGAAACCTTCGTGGCAGAAACTATGAGTAACTCGGACCTGAGGGACCTGACCAAAACGTGCTTGCCAGCAACAGAGCCAACAGGAGATGCTGTGCTGGTACCTGCGCCCCCAGAAGGGTGTACACAAAGCCCTAAAGTAGCTCTGGCCTTACCATCTCGGGATAACACAGAAGTGAATGAAGCTCAGGAAATGGATGAGGATGAGGGCATCCACAGCCACGAAGGCAGCGACATAAGTGACAACATATCAGAAAGAAGCGATGACTCGGGGTTAAATGGAGCTCGCTCCGTACAAGAGGAAACAAGTCCAAAGGCATCAAAAGGAGCTGCTGACACCACTGTGACCAGGGAAAACTAT